A genomic window from Silene latifolia isolate original U9 population chromosome Y, ASM4854445v1, whole genome shotgun sequence includes:
- the LOC141632583 gene encoding uncharacterized protein LOC141632583, with amino-acid sequence MSTSQTNNLYNLDLEKYPLWKHVTVLRGHGDGGGNRTWRCNYCGIEKPSSYSRVSAHLLKQKNQGIVSCSKITTEIVRQLQIEVDLANAKEKKKQEAAKQKSDYLSLPSGSDLVQPKRRRGNQSTIVKAFNLKDRDDADKECARMFYSGAIPFNFVRNPHFRSFCYKLSTLNVAGYCPPSYNRLRTTLLAQECSHLNILLQPIKDGWVKRGVSVCSDGWSDGSSKPIINIMAASGTTAMFLDSVDASGIRKDATYIAGIFSDAIDEIGAEHVVQVVTDNGSNFKAAGGLVEKKHPSIFWTPCVVHCVNLAFKSICEPSENSDNYDQCHWIDLLCDEVKEISKFVSGHDMVKSLFKKYSNHQLLHVAKTRFASHYIVAERLGLVKSALDQMVIDPEWRTLFRSPPNNPNDIKAKKIRMLILDESWWEKIEYFLEFGKPIYEMIRIGDKDAPVLHLVYDMWDSMIEEVKMIIFKKEEKDIHCDSSPFFDAIQQVLESRWNKSNTPLHCLAHSLVPKYYGTKWQTEGRNIFQRVAPHQDQEVSSQRNLCFQRLFVDPQELRNVMKEYGSFSSGLDFFSLAHVLAARDDEEPISWWANYGSSAPHLQTLAFKLLSQPASSSCCERNWSHYDNILTLKRNRLTSTRAKDLVKVHNNLRLLARQSEKYKNGPSKYWDIGGDKYNVDAELLELADLSVNDPELEGVFFELGDEDGHVEEAANEA; translated from the exons ATGTCTACTTCTCAAACAAATAACTTATATAACTTAGATCTGGAAAAATATCCTCTCTGGAAACATGTTACTGTGCTACGGGGTCACGGTGACGGTGGCGGAAATCGTACATGGAGATGTAACTATTGTGGTATTGAAAAACCCTCCTCATATTCAAGAGTGTCTGCTCATTTACTTAAACAAAAAAATCAAGGTATTGTTTCATGTTCTAAAATAACCACAGAAATAGTGAGACAACTCCAAATTGAGGTGGATTTGGCTAATGCAAAGGAAAAGAAGAAACAAGAGGCAGCAAAGCAAAAGTCGGATTATCTTTCTCTCCCGTCGGGTTCCGATTTAGTTCAACCAAAAAGAAGAAGAGGTAACCAATCTACTATTGTGAAGGCGTTTAATCTTAAAGATAGAGACGATGCTGATAAAGAGTGTGCCAGAATGTTCTATTCGGGTGCCATCCCATTTAACTTTGTAAGAAATCCCCATTTTCGAAGTTTTTGTTACAAGCTATCTACTTTGAATGTCGCTGGATATTGTCCACCATCATACAATCGTCTAAGGACCACATTACTTGCGCAAGAATGTTCACATTTGAACATATTATTGCAACCGATAAAAGATGGATGGGTCAAAAGGGGGGTATCAGTATGTTCGGATGGGTGGTCTGATGGATCAAGTAAACCCATTATCAACATCATGGCGGCTTCTGGTACTACTGCTATGTTTTTGGATTCTGTTGACGCGTCCGGTATCCGAAAGGATGCTACTTATATTGCTGGGATTTTTTCTGATGCTATTGATGAAATTGGCGCGGAACATGTTGTTCAAGTCGTTACTGATAACGGGTCTAATTTTAAGGCTGCAG GAGGTTTGGTTGAAAAAAAGCATCCTTCTATTTTCTGGACTCCATGTGTTGTTCACTGTGTTAATTTAGCTTTCAAAAGCATTTGTGAACCTTCTGAAAATTCAGATAACTATGATCAATGTCATTGGATTGATTTGCTTTGTGACGAAGTCAAAGAGATATCAAAATTTGTTAGTGGACATGATATGGTGAAGTCTTTGTTTAAAAAATATTCTAATCATCAGCTTCTTCATGTTGCCAAAACAAGATTTGCGAGTCATTATATCGTTGCGGAACGATTAGGCTTAGTTAAATCCGCACTTGACCAGATGGTGATAGATCCTGAATGGAGAACTCTGTTTAGGTCACCACCTAATAATCCAAATGACATAAAAGCTAAGAAAATCAGGATGCTTATATTGGATGAGTCTTGGTGGGAGAAAATAGAATACTTTTTAGAGTTTGGTAAACCTATCTACGAGATGATTCGCATAGGCGATAAGGATGCTCCGGTTTTGCACTTGGTATATGATATGTGGGATAGCATGATTGAAGAGGTTAAGATGATTATATTTAAGAAAGAGGAAAAAGATATTCATTGCGATTCTTCACCTTTCTTTGATGCAATACAACAAGTGTTAGAGTCGAGGTGGAATAAAAGTAATACTCCCCTTCATTGTCTTGCTCACTCGCTTGTCCCGAAATATTATGGCACTAAGTGGCAGACCGAGGGTCGGAATATATTTCAAAGAGTTGCTCCTCACCAAGATCAAGAGGTGTCTTCTCAAAGAAATTTATGTTTTCAACGATTATTTGTCGATCCTCAGGAATTGAGAAACGTTATGAAGGAGTATGGATCATTCTCGTCAGGTTTGGATTTTTTTAGCCTAGCACACGTTTTAGCTGCCAGAGATGATGAAGAGCCCATTAGTTGGTGGGCTAATTATGGCTCTTCCGCTCCGCATCTTCAAACTCTTGCCTTTAAATTGTTATCTCAACCGGCATCCTCGTCTTGTTGTGAGAGGAATTGGAGCCACTATGACAACATCCTCACTCTGAAAAGAAACCGTTTAACTTCAACTCGAGCAAAAGACTTGGTTAAAGTACATAATAACCTTCGTCTTTTGGCTCGACAATCTGAAAAGTATAAAAATGGTCCTTCAAAGTATTGGGATATTG GCGGTGACAAGTACAATGTCGATGCTGAACTTTTGGAGCTGGCAGATCTGTCCGTGAATGATCCAGAGCTGGAAGGCGTCTTCTTTGAACTTGGAGATGAGGATGGGCATGTGGAGGAGGCAGCAAATGAAGCATGA